The Corvus cornix cornix isolate S_Up_H32 chromosome 26, ASM73873v5, whole genome shotgun sequence nucleotide sequence AAGAGTGAAGACAGAGAACAAGTGTACCGTGCTCCTGAAATCATTCCCCTTTATGGGGTGTCCACAAAAATGATCCCACTTTTCCAGGAATCTGGAcacaggtaagaaaaaaaaaaaaaaaaaaaaaggaagagagagaccAACAAAACTGCAGATGCTGTTTCCCTCTTAGTGCCAGAACCCAACACCCAAATACTTGAgttaaaaattctctttctcttcagaaaagGCAGCATCCTCTCAAGCAGTGAGGTGAGAAACATCATCATTAACTACGTGAAGAGTAACGAGTTGGTtgatgaaacaaacaaaaagtagGTTCAGGTGGGAgttttcctgccctgcttccacaggagaggctgaaattagagaaaaaagagTGACCTGGTTTGCTCCTTGTGTGTGCCTTTGTTTTGTAGCTTTGTAAAGGTGAATGCCATTCTGTGTGACTGCCTGTTGGATAAGTCAGAGCAGGATGAGATCTCACACCTTAAATGGGATGAACTCTTGAGCAGGTGATTGTTCTCTCAATATCCCTTCCCAGAACTGCACAGATTTCTTGCCTGCAACTCAAAGCCCCGTGGTGGGAGCTGCCTGATCTGTAATTTCCTGGAGATAAATGGGAACAAGATGAGATCTCACACCATAAACGGGCTGAGCAGGTGCTTGTTCTCTCAGTGTCCCCTCCCAGAATGACACAGATTTATTGCACTGTTCAGGTGCCTTGAACGACTGCAGCCCTTACACCAGGTGACATTTTTTGGACAAGAACCCGTGGTGAGGAAAGGAAACATTGAGCCCATCGACATCAGCATAGCACAGAGATCATCAAACAAGAAGGTAAAACACGACAGCTACAATGAGGGGGGGTGAGCAGATGAGATGCCCAGATCCTGAGGGCAGCTTTGGCAGTCACTGTTAAACCCTCAGCAGTGATGTTCCCAATCTCTATTTAACCCCACAGGTGACAATTATCAAGAACCTTGAGCTGTATGGTCTGGACCCCCAGTGTGTGGCCAACACTCTCCAACAGAAGGTCCAAGCCAGTGCCACCATCACCCCAGCACCAGGAGCAAAGGACAGAGTCCAGGTCCAGATCCAAGGCAACCAAATCCATCATCTGGCCAAGATGCTGCTCGGTAAGAAGATTCTGGAGCTATTTACAGCAAAACTgagattttaattcttctttacTTCCTTTCCTGAAGTGAGCTCTTGGTTGTGTTGCAGAAGAATACCAGCTACCTCGGAAATACATCCAaggcctggagaaggctccaaaGTTTGGCCGGAAGAAGTAGGAGAAAAATCTACTCTGAGGATTGCTCAGACGTCATTATTTATAGAAGTGTTCTCTGCCAGCACATCAAGGATCATGTACAGGCCCTGCTCATTCCAAAATGAGTCCTGGATGTTTACAAGGTCTGGAATTCACCCAAATAATAATATTGCTCCAGGtgttcatttttcataaaaataaaaagctgaataaaCCCCCTGGCATTATCCTGTTGTGGTGGTTTCTGGAAGTTGGTATTGAAGCACTGGATGCTACAGTGGCTTTTGGGTACTTTAACATTCTTGCTTTGCATCTTTGATCAAGGGTGTGGAATAAACCGCCACTGAAATACGAGAAAAATACATTCCAGCACAATCCTGGGACAGTCCAGTGTGTTGTGCCACAGATTGTCAGAAGTAAAACCCACTTGGGTTTAGATTTTAtccttttaaacatttccaggtATTGAAATCAGACACTTCAGCACTGAGAATTAACTGGTAGCTGGGCTTTTGTAGTTTAtgttaattttacattaaaacatatttttatatgtgtgtCATGAGCTGTAATTTATTACAGGTAACAGCTCTGTCAGCCCCAGCTAGAAGATTAATGGAACACTTTGGTCAGGTCTTACAGGGGTGGATGTTCTTTAGCTCTTTAACAGTAGGTTAGGAAATTTAAATTCACCTCTAGGCAGGATTCCTGTATTTCCCTTTAGACTTAATCCATGGAAGTTCCATAGCAGGGCACCAGAAAAAGAAGGCTAAGAGATTTCTTTAATTACTGACAATTTTATTATCATTGTCTCTTACACTGTCTGCATATGAACAAAGTTCCAGAACCTTCAGAAAAAGCTGAGAGTGAGACATTTTGTAAAAATGCCATAGAATTGCTAGGGagtagtaaaaataaattacagcattgcaaaaatgcatttcactTTGCCATAGAAGCTCTACTATTCCATCCTATACACATTATTTTACAGGTTTTACAGTAGCCATGGAAAATAAACTCACACGACCTAGGCAAGACAATTGCTAACCAAAGGCACTGCCAACAGGATTTTGCGCTTAAAGAAGGGGCAAATACTTCTAAAAACAGCTCAACTGACCCATGAGAATTTGAGTTTCAACACCCACCAGCTCTTCAGATGCCCCTCATCTtgaaaacaaccaaaagaaaGAGCCCTCTGGGGGCACGAGGTTTTCAGCAGCATCCACAGTGATTGCATACGAAGCCATGCCTTCTACAAACTGTCAAAGACATGCTGGGgccaggaggggagaggggacacTCACCAAAACtcaccaaaagagaaaaaaaaggaaacctgcACAACTTTtagccagaaagaaaaaggatttcaaACCAAGCGTGTGGCTCTTCCCTCTCAGAACCACTGGCAGTTTTTACAGCGTTCTTCCCCGGTGGAACTGAAGTATTTATACGGTGCTGTCAAGGCTCAAAGCACCAGATAAATGGTATTTAAATGACTTCACAAGTGACTAGTGAAGTACTAAGTCTGCTTGTAGCTGGACAAACAGCCCCAGAGCATGGaaagtgctgctctgtggctgccAGCAGTTGTTAAAGGTCATTGGGTGTAGAGTACAGTACAGCTGGAGGCTCTTCTGCACCAGAGCCCTGTGAGCAAACCCTCACTGCTGACCAGAACAGGAGCTGCAACTGAGCTTGGCAGAAAGTGGCTTTCACACAAACCGAGGGCTCGGAGTGATGCAGTTACTCTCATGTTGTTTAGAAACAAACATACtcaaaatgtggaaaaaaaaatcccaagcagTCACCTTGCAGAAAGAAGCAAACCAGTTCCTCATCCCTCCTCATCCCACAACGGTgcaggggacacggggggacaggagggacgAGGCCTCTGCACAGCTTCCTCCTTAGTCCAAATGCAAAGTTTTCACActtaagggaagaaaaaggcacTGAGGTAAATTTTAGACTCCTCCACGTTCCCCAAAACCCTGTCGCCTCCCCTCGCACTGGGTGCAGGTGGGATCCCAGCAGCCACAGTGAGCTCAAAGGGGCTCATCAAGCCCACACAAacccctttccctgccccacccCAACCCAGCATTGACGTTCCCTGTtctctgctgtggtgtaaaCAGAGGGAGGGCTGGCCCTGGCTGTGTGCAGCGTGCTCGGGACGAAGCACTGAGGGTAAACACGGGGCCCATCCTCCCCCACCGGGATCCCTGGAGCATTCCCAGCCCGGCAGTGATCCCTGCATGGCATCAGCACCATGGAGCGAGGGCAGGGACCGAGCCTGCAGCTCGAGCACTTTCCTGAGGGATGCTCGGCGTGGTGGGAGCCCTGAGACAGGCAGAGAGGGACTTGCTGTCCTCTCCTAACTCCATGGAGAGAGCAAATCCTGGGAAGCTTCCTGGACGTGCAGGAGAGCACCAGTTGAGAGTGGGGAAGGAGaacagggcacagggagggtgtgacagggacagcagggctggaacaggagggggagcaggaggaagcacgGGTGGGGTGAGCAGAAAGCATCCAAGGACAATAATTCCCTTACCTGGTGCCACCTCCACACCCCAACCCTGGTTGGGGCTTCTCTCCCTTAGGGCCAGACACATTCACAGCTGAAAATCTGATTTGTGAAGGGGCTTTGAGCTTTCCTGGGTTCCTCTGACAGACACGTATTGCTAAATCTTCAACACTGAGCCCTCAGCCCATGCCCCAACCATCACCTTCACActtttcaaacagaatttcTGGAAACTGGGTCCCAGTTCCTACAGAGTAGAGAACTGGTGAAACACTGGCTAACTTAGCATCAGGGGTATTTACTGTAATTCAGCTCTTTTCAAAATTAGAAGTCAAATAGAATCAAAATGAATGATTTTCCTGGGAGTTACTATTACCAAGTTGCAATAATATTTACTAAGAGACTGTTGGGGTGTTGCAGCTGCCTTGGTGTCATAACCTGACATTTCCCTGGCTGCCTTAGCCCCGAACAAGTCCATCCAGCGCTGGTTACAGCTGCAACACCCACGTGGTTCGGTGCAACAACCTCctccccttctgctgctgcttcctgtgctCTCCTTACGAAACCAGAACTGGGCCACGAGGGCACTGTGGGCCACAGCACCTCCAAACAGGAACAAGCAACTcgctgggaggagcaggagcagcaagagTTGCCCTGCTTGAAACTTCAGCCAGCAGATGGGTCCTGTTGGGTGTCACACCGAGAATCTTCCACGGAGCCTCTCCAGCGGATGGCACGGCTGGAAAGCCAAccagcagctgtgtttgctttgttgAAGCTGTTTCAGAAACAGGCTTCCCGTTCTTGGACTGGCTCTGGTCCTGGGAGAAGAGgtttcagaagaagaaaatgcagtagGATCATTTTAGGGGTGCTGGGAGCCAGTCCTCATGGAAGGTCGAAGAGGGAGAATGACGACTAAGGTGTCCTGAGAagtcttttcatttaaaaacagtcTCTAGCTTAGTCTGATGCCCAGGGCCTCCTGAAGGTTATCCAGGTTTGCCTCTGGCTTCTTTCAAGGTCTGTTGCAGTCTCTGTTTGAACCTCTCATACTTCCTGTGCACTTGCTGGATTTTGTCCTTCTCTTCTTTGTCCAGGATCATCAGGAagttctgcagctctgggatggagaaCGCGTCCCACTGCAACACCAGCAGAAACACAGGGGAAGTGAGCACACACCTGACGGGGTTTGTGGGTTCTTACCTCTGAATCTGTGAGAAGGAGCAATAAAATACATCTAAACGTATCTGATCTCCAGGGATTTTAATCTCATGTTGTGAGGGAGAAGGGGTAAGGGGCTACAGCGTGAAGGACCATCCCAATCCTCCCCCCGCACAGCACAGGAAGCAGAATCCTGCAGgatgcagcagctcccagcattTGCTTCATTGTGGTGGGGAGCACGATTTCAACCAAAATCTGGCTGTGAATTTATTACCTGAGTGTCCCTGGCTTTTACTACAATTAGTGGATTACTTCTAACAGTGTTCAGCTAATCTAATTAGCGACGATTAACCCTggggtggcactgctgggttcCATAAACAGATTACAGAGTGGCCATCAAAACTGGCCTCAGCATTTTCACAGCTCAAGtttgaattgttttaaaaaccCAGAGCATTCAGGAGCAATAAAAGACCAACCCAGCCCCATCAGAGGGAAACAGCCCTTTTTGTGCCGCCTCTGCCACAcatctcccagccctgccacgtGCTCCACATTCATGTGAAAAACGAGGAAAAGAGTCACCAAGGTACCTCAACTTCCCCAGTTTCGTTCTCCTTCAGCACAAAGCTCAGCACATCTGTGTCAGGGCCCGCCAGCAGCCGCAGGTACAGGGGGTACTCGGTGAGAGGGAGCTTCTGGAAGAGCACTGCAAGGGACAGCAAACAGCCACAGTGAGATCGGGGCTGCCGGGGCAGAGGGAAGCTCAGGAGGTCAGCTGCAGCATGGGAAAGGATGCTCAGGATCACAGGGGAGGGGGCTGAGTCTCTAGCACAGATTCATAACAATCTCTTTAAGCTCTCAGGGGGTTTCAGCCCCTTCTGAAACCATAATTCCCCACTAACTTAAGCAGCATCACCTCCTGTGGAGGTCTAAATCACCTGGATTTAGACTTTGCCCACCCGACACCCCAATGAGTCCCACAGCACACCGAACAGAAGCCAAATTCACcactccagggagagctggaatGCCAGGTGCCAGGCCCTGAACTAACTCACCTTGCCCATCTTTCCGCATCTCCTTGAAAAGTGCAAACTTCTGGGGGTTATCCACCACCATGAACTTCTTCAGGAGCCCCTGGATCACTTCGCTCACCGTGGTCGTGCTGCTGATGTGGAGCTGCTTGATGGCATCCAGGGGCAGGTAGAAGGAGGTCCTCTTGTCCGTCATCTCAGCCAGGTTCACCTCCTTGAGGGCATCGTAGATGGACTGGGGCCGGATGCCGGCCGGCACCGTCACGGGGCGGCGCAGCTTCAGGTGCACCTTGATGAACCCTGTGTACGTCCCATCGTCGTTCTGCAGCAAAGCACACAGGGATCAGGCTCCAGGGAGCTTTTCCAGTCCCTTTTCCACCACAAGAGGCTGGTCTGCAGCGTGGGGTGACAGCAGGACCTGCCCCCGCTCCGGGAGTTCCAGGGTTTCTTATTAATCATGTCAAAAATACCCCATAATTCTGGGACAGTCACTACTGGTTTTCTCTTGGCAGTGACTCATCCCTTCCTCTCATCTGTGGgatcttgttttatttcaagCCAGCCCTGCTACAAAGGCAGTTATGGAAATTCCATTACATGGAATTTGTAGTTGCACTTAATTTGGATTTGAAACCCCTGGTTCAGCAGGACCTCCCAACCTTATTCCTTAAGTTTTACTCCCCATTTAAGGGATTCTCACATCTCCATGTAACAAATCATCACTGGAGATCAGCTGATCCCACCACAGGTCTCTTACCCCACCCTGAGCTGTGCAAAAACACAGGAATCAGGAGAAAAGCCTGGTTCTGCACAGCCCACCCAGGAAGCCTGGCAGTGGTGAGGGCAGAGCATCTCTCTCTGGAAAGGTTTTGGGTTTCTAAATCCACTTCCAACAGCTGCTGAACTGCCCCAGTTCCACCGTGACtcatccccactgcaacaacGGGGGCTCATCCATTTGGGGCAAGTCTTTGTGGCAACTCGTTGCCAGAGATCAGtgccaggagggagggatggaggcaggGAAGGGTTACCTGGAGTGTCAGTGACACTGGAAAGccaagcaggaggagaagcagcGTGACAGCCACCAGCCCTCTCACCTTCCCCACAGGCTGGCCCCGTTCAGAGCCCACAGAAAccagcagcagtgtctgtgtgtgagGGAAAACCAGCCCAGTACGTACCAGTTTCATCAACAGGCAGTTGGTCACCTTTGCATTGTACTTCTCAATCTTCTGTTTGATCTCCTGGACGGTCGGAGGCTcgggtttttcttcttctaccGTGTGTGTTACATTCTGGAATCAGAAGAGCCGGGCTTTAGCTGCTTTGTGTGTTGGGTAACGCTCCATCTGTTCAGCTCCACGTTTTCTTGGGAAGGCAGGAACGGATCCTGCGCAGATCCCGAGCAGTGATGACGCAGGCGGGGATggtccctgcagccaggaggCTGAATGTGCAGGATGCCACATCCCAACCCCAAACCACCTCTGACACCAGTGACAGGCAGTGCAGGGCAACA carries:
- the RASSF5 gene encoding ras association domain-containing protein 5 isoform X6, yielding MHEDACSSCRIRALQERFLFPPCGKGPNENVTHTVEEEKPEPPTVQEIKQKIEKYNAKVTNCLLMKLNDDGTYTGFIKVHLKLRRPVTVPAGIRPQSIYDALKEVNLAEMTDKRTSFYLPLDAIKQLHISSTTTVSEVIQGLLKKFMVVDNPQKFALFKEMRKDGQVLFQKLPLTEYPLYLRLLAGPDTDVLSFVLKENETGEVEWDAFSIPELQNFLMILDKEEKDKIQQVHRKYERFKQRLQQTLKEARGKPG
- the RASSF5 gene encoding ras association domain-containing protein 5 isoform X3, with the protein product MERDASRGSSSYLADCRYTCHQECRSLIQLDCRRPGQWQSQLSPESTLLPPCSQNVTHTVEEEKPEPPTVQEIKQKIEKYNAKVTNCLLMKLNDDGTYTGFIKVHLKLRRPVTVPAGIRPQSIYDALKEVNLAEMTDKRTSFYLPLDAIKQLHISSTTTVSEVIQGLLKKFMVVDNPQKFALFKEMRKDGQVLFQKLPLTEYPLYLRLLAGPDTDVLSFVLKENETGEVEWDAFSIPELQNFLMILDKEEKDKIQQVHRKYERFKQRLQQTLKEARGKPG
- the RASSF5 gene encoding ras association domain-containing protein 5 isoform X5: MTIGSSMSSGYCSLDEDLEDCFFTAKTSFFRSAQSKVPAKNVTHTVEEEKPEPPTVQEIKQKIEKYNAKVTNCLLMKLNDDGTYTGFIKVHLKLRRPVTVPAGIRPQSIYDALKEVNLAEMTDKRTSFYLPLDAIKQLHISSTTTVSEVIQGLLKKFMVVDNPQKFALFKEMRKDGQVLFQKLPLTEYPLYLRLLAGPDTDVLSFVLKENETGEVEWDAFSIPELQNFLMILDKEEKDKIQQVHRKYERFKQRLQQTLKEARGKPG
- the RASSF5 gene encoding ras association domain-containing protein 5 isoform X4 encodes the protein MLMPFPADCRYTCHQECRSLIQLDCRRPGQWQSQLSPESTLLPPCSQNVTHTVEEEKPEPPTVQEIKQKIEKYNAKVTNCLLMKLNDDGTYTGFIKVHLKLRRPVTVPAGIRPQSIYDALKEVNLAEMTDKRTSFYLPLDAIKQLHISSTTTVSEVIQGLLKKFMVVDNPQKFALFKEMRKDGQVLFQKLPLTEYPLYLRLLAGPDTDVLSFVLKENETGEVEWDAFSIPELQNFLMILDKEEKDKIQQVHRKYERFKQRLQQTLKEARGKPG
- the RASSF5 gene encoding ras association domain-containing protein 5 isoform X2, whose translation is MTDGKEGAATCFGLVTKRIRKIFRHFPKSKPWSAGLRLPRRPSREVLLVRDCRYTCHQECRSLIQLDCRRPGQWQSQLSPESTLLPPCSQNVTHTVEEEKPEPPTVQEIKQKIEKYNAKVTNCLLMKLNDDGTYTGFIKVHLKLRRPVTVPAGIRPQSIYDALKEVNLAEMTDKRTSFYLPLDAIKQLHISSTTTVSEVIQGLLKKFMVVDNPQKFALFKEMRKDGQVLFQKLPLTEYPLYLRLLAGPDTDVLSFVLKENETGEVEWDAFSIPELQNFLMILDKEEKDKIQQVHRKYERFKQRLQQTLKEARGKPG
- the RASSF5 gene encoding ras association domain-containing protein 5 isoform X1 — translated: MVLLGLGEDGVGSGGASRPPRLPQAGRAPPREEMELWGGTATCPEPWDRLVGWLRSSRVMFPAAFQCSALGRVYGERRQPRLQLLPCRHFPKSKPWSAGLRLPRRPSREVLLVRDCRYTCHQECRSLIQLDCRRPGQWQSQLSPESTLLPPCSQNVTHTVEEEKPEPPTVQEIKQKIEKYNAKVTNCLLMKLNDDGTYTGFIKVHLKLRRPVTVPAGIRPQSIYDALKEVNLAEMTDKRTSFYLPLDAIKQLHISSTTTVSEVIQGLLKKFMVVDNPQKFALFKEMRKDGQVLFQKLPLTEYPLYLRLLAGPDTDVLSFVLKENETGEVEWDAFSIPELQNFLMILDKEEKDKIQQVHRKYERFKQRLQQTLKEARGKPG